A stretch of Arachis hypogaea cultivar Tifrunner chromosome 15, arahy.Tifrunner.gnm2.J5K5, whole genome shotgun sequence DNA encodes these proteins:
- the LOC114925303 gene encoding uncharacterized protein isoform X1 — MPLLLTDLGNCKGRRESMCFKVRPFFSSLTDVFQGHKTGLNLQEKQFSLEANWRSISVLSMQSDAHAIIDIETSPSTEVGKSNLINSKATSEKQPSVKSEMFEAPSIMTLVEPRDAASHKAPASEDKKWKNSSSTLQACWFTSQTQVMNKSQARNKNEEIIAKVTNWSTPKEHTPLKSLLGEAAHSHSPSSPKLEENLASRKNGKLPQNNGSGLTTVNSILGPDSPSAQALINDAAKEWNSPARYPTKMKREKRKAKSRPYWIQLVCCSSVDLQRKQKTAI, encoded by the exons ATGCCTCTGCTATTGACAGATTTAGGCAACTGCAAAGGCCGGAGAGAGTCGATGTGTTTCAAGGTGCGgcccttcttttcctctttgacTGATGTGTTTCAAG GCCACAAAACAGGTTTGAACCTCCAAGAAAAACAATTTAGTTTGGAAGCCAATTGGAGATCTATTTCAG TTCTCTCAATGCAATCTGATGCACATGCTATTATCGATATTGAAACTTCACCATCAACAGAAGTGGGAAAATCCAACTTGATCAATTCAAAAGCTACATCTGAGAAACAGCCGTCTGTAAAATCAGAAATGTTTGAAGCACCATCTATCATGACATTGGTAGAACCTAGGGATGCCGCTAGTCATAAAGCACCTGCATCTGAAGACAAAAAGTGGAAGAATTCGAGTTCCACTTTGCAGGCTTGTTGGTTTACCTCTCAAACTCAGGTCATGAATAAGTCCCAAGCGAGAAACAAGAATGAAGAGATAATAGCAAAGGTCACAAACTGGAGCACCCCTAAGGAGCACACCCCTCTGAAGAGCCTCTTAGGTGAGGCTGCTCACAGCCACAGCCCAAGTTCTCCAAAATTAGAAGAAAACTTGGCAAGCAGAAAGAATGGTAAACTTCCACAAAATAATGGTTCTGGATTGACAACTGTTAACTCCATTCTAGGTCCTGATTCGCCTTCAGCTCAAGCTCTGATAAACGACGCTGCAAAAGAATGGAACTCACCGGCAAGATATCCTACAAAAATGAAGAGGGAAAAGAGGAAAGCCAAGAGCAGACCATATTGGATACAATTAGTATGTTGCTCATCAGTGGATCTTCAGAGAAAGCAAAAAACTGCCATATGA
- the LOC114925303 gene encoding uncharacterized protein isoform X2 translates to MSKRMMSWKFPMILWRIVDYLLQPSHYCHKTGLNLQEKQFSLEANWRSISVLSMQSDAHAIIDIETSPSTEVGKSNLINSKATSEKQPSVKSEMFEAPSIMTLVEPRDAASHKAPASEDKKWKNSSSTLQACWFTSQTQVMNKSQARNKNEEIIAKVTNWSTPKEHTPLKSLLGEAAHSHSPSSPKLEENLASRKNGKLPQNNGSGLTTVNSILGPDSPSAQALINDAAKEWNSPARYPTKMKREKRKAKSRPYWIQLVCCSSVDLQRKQKTAI, encoded by the exons ATGAGCAAGAGGATGATGAGTTGGAAGTTCCCAATGATTCTGTGGAGAATTGTTGATTATCTCTTGCAACCTTCACATTATT GCCACAAAACAGGTTTGAACCTCCAAGAAAAACAATTTAGTTTGGAAGCCAATTGGAGATCTATTTCAG TTCTCTCAATGCAATCTGATGCACATGCTATTATCGATATTGAAACTTCACCATCAACAGAAGTGGGAAAATCCAACTTGATCAATTCAAAAGCTACATCTGAGAAACAGCCGTCTGTAAAATCAGAAATGTTTGAAGCACCATCTATCATGACATTGGTAGAACCTAGGGATGCCGCTAGTCATAAAGCACCTGCATCTGAAGACAAAAAGTGGAAGAATTCGAGTTCCACTTTGCAGGCTTGTTGGTTTACCTCTCAAACTCAGGTCATGAATAAGTCCCAAGCGAGAAACAAGAATGAAGAGATAATAGCAAAGGTCACAAACTGGAGCACCCCTAAGGAGCACACCCCTCTGAAGAGCCTCTTAGGTGAGGCTGCTCACAGCCACAGCCCAAGTTCTCCAAAATTAGAAGAAAACTTGGCAAGCAGAAAGAATGGTAAACTTCCACAAAATAATGGTTCTGGATTGACAACTGTTAACTCCATTCTAGGTCCTGATTCGCCTTCAGCTCAAGCTCTGATAAACGACGCTGCAAAAGAATGGAACTCACCGGCAAGATATCCTACAAAAATGAAGAGGGAAAAGAGGAAAGCCAAGAGCAGACCATATTGGATACAATTAGTATGTTGCTCATCAGTGGATCTTCAGAGAAAGCAAAAAACTGCCATATGA